Proteins co-encoded in one Cytophagia bacterium CHB2 genomic window:
- a CDS encoding tetratricopeptide repeat protein translates to MARIIIFIAFFLSGVTGLLYEIVWVRIFGLIFGNTTLALSAVLAAFMMGLAGGGLVLGKIADRHEHPLKLYAWLEAGAGLCALLIPLLRAPMESLFAFIYPQAASQATLFFLLKFIVAFLLMFPATFLMGGTLPVLSRAVIRESSRTGFGIGTLYGVNTLGAMAGCFVTGFVLIRVIGVSNAIYAGVLTNFIIAAGAYLLWRFSVSMRTAPTPERVAEEAPLDHRVKIVLAAVALSGFVALAYEVLWARVLVFVMTNSVYAATVTLTTMLCGIGIGSYVGGRWADRSKRLFAVFGWIEIGIGCGALIAAIMLINLSWIHDRIFTIGPRTSWWTWNGVRFFEAFLVMFLPALLMGASFPVAGKIAVTRLQHISSRLGLVYFFNTLGGVAGSFLTSFILISALGTSATVTAMVLINLLLGVYLIQYDRRQLSRRFVAGFAVVVALILVLGIRATPATLFTVAYSHVEKDFPLIDYREGIEGTVTVHEQIKPFSRTKRIDVDGLNVAGTSFMLKTLQTLQGHIPLCLHPNPQSALQIGFGTGETSKCALRHPLADFQVAEISQDVLELSDVHFRELNEGVLKHPKFEYAIVDGKNIVKYAGKRYDVVMNDGNYAVATSSASLFTRDHFENCRDRLQPGGIVSTWMTIDLDPVDFAIVLKTFQSVFPYCALWMAPNCINKQIVLLGSVEPWQIDFQKLSERLAIPAVRKDFEAINISSVYDFLDCFMLDHRGIADISAAYPINTDDRPLLEFSTRDIRSRDFCAYINLGAIAARRPWLGEMITNLPDDAAQREKIENNLKRHHEATRLLLAGMVEAYQGKTHASLQTLMAGSKLIPESNLAREYFQRADLLGNELIAAAALDRHNLEAQVNLSRHLIGLARYDEALKVLNAVDARHASHPLVQYELARCYLAQGRVDSAKTAIQKATAAPPQFVDALFLEGELLAREEAFDRALILYEKILQIDPRMYEAHNAIGRIYRRQQQYAEAIAAFEKSLAIMEFQPAAVEDVGDCFREMRDFKRAISFYQKALAIGGENANLFFKLGNAFYLSKEFARAGVCYESALRTDSTNAEIYYNLGNALMMQKKIQEAAAAYAQAVKINDGEPDYFNNLALSYRELGRVAEAKRVFERGLALHPDSRMLMENYRGILR, encoded by the coding sequence ATGGCCAGAATCATCATCTTTATTGCTTTCTTTCTTTCCGGAGTGACCGGTCTGCTGTACGAGATCGTCTGGGTGAGAATTTTCGGATTGATCTTCGGCAACACCACCCTGGCGTTGAGCGCGGTGCTGGCTGCGTTCATGATGGGTCTGGCCGGCGGCGGACTTGTGCTTGGCAAAATCGCCGACCGCCATGAACATCCGCTGAAGCTCTATGCCTGGCTCGAGGCCGGCGCGGGTCTCTGTGCGCTGCTCATCCCGCTGTTGCGCGCGCCGATGGAATCACTTTTTGCCTTCATCTATCCCCAAGCGGCGAGCCAGGCAACGCTGTTCTTCCTGCTGAAATTCATCGTCGCATTTCTCCTCATGTTTCCCGCAACATTTCTCATGGGCGGGACGCTGCCGGTGCTCAGCCGCGCAGTGATTCGTGAGTCCAGCCGCACCGGATTCGGCATCGGCACGCTGTACGGTGTGAACACCCTTGGCGCCATGGCCGGATGTTTCGTCACCGGCTTTGTGCTCATCCGCGTCATCGGTGTCTCCAATGCCATCTATGCGGGGGTGCTCACCAATTTCATCATCGCGGCAGGCGCCTATCTGCTCTGGCGGTTCTCGGTTTCGATGAGAACTGCTCCCACGCCTGAACGTGTGGCAGAAGAGGCTCCCCTGGATCACCGCGTCAAGATCGTGCTGGCTGCCGTTGCCCTCTCGGGATTTGTGGCGCTCGCCTACGAAGTCTTGTGGGCCCGCGTTCTGGTTTTTGTGATGACCAATTCAGTTTACGCCGCGACCGTGACGTTGACCACCATGCTTTGCGGCATCGGCATCGGGTCATACGTGGGCGGACGGTGGGCGGATCGTTCGAAACGATTGTTTGCAGTCTTCGGCTGGATTGAAATCGGCATCGGCTGCGGAGCGCTCATCGCCGCGATCATGCTGATCAATCTGTCGTGGATTCACGATCGGATTTTCACCATTGGCCCGCGAACGTCGTGGTGGACCTGGAACGGCGTGCGCTTCTTCGAAGCATTTCTGGTCATGTTTCTTCCTGCGCTGTTGATGGGCGCCAGTTTCCCCGTGGCCGGCAAGATTGCGGTGACACGGCTGCAACACATCAGTTCGCGGCTGGGGTTGGTTTATTTCTTCAACACCCTGGGCGGCGTGGCCGGGTCTTTTCTCACCAGCTTCATTCTCATTTCAGCGCTTGGCACCTCAGCCACAGTCACGGCGATGGTGTTGATCAATCTCCTGCTCGGTGTCTATTTGATCCAGTATGACCGGCGACAATTGTCGCGGCGATTTGTGGCGGGCTTTGCGGTGGTTGTCGCGCTCATTCTGGTTCTGGGCATTCGCGCCACACCGGCGACGCTGTTCACGGTGGCCTATTCCCATGTCGAGAAAGATTTTCCGCTGATCGACTACCGCGAGGGCATCGAAGGCACGGTCACCGTTCACGAGCAAATCAAACCGTTCTCGCGCACCAAAAGAATCGACGTCGACGGACTGAACGTTGCCGGCACCAGCTTCATGCTCAAAACGTTGCAGACCTTGCAGGGACACATTCCCCTGTGTTTGCATCCCAATCCACAATCGGCGCTGCAGATCGGATTCGGCACCGGAGAAACTTCCAAATGCGCGCTGCGGCATCCGCTCGCTGACTTTCAGGTTGCGGAAATCTCGCAGGACGTGCTGGAGCTCTCCGATGTTCATTTTCGAGAGCTTAACGAAGGCGTGCTCAAGCATCCGAAGTTCGAGTATGCCATCGTCGACGGCAAGAACATCGTCAAATATGCCGGCAAACGTTATGACGTGGTGATGAACGATGGCAACTATGCGGTGGCCACCAGCAGCGCCTCGCTGTTTACCAGAGATCATTTCGAAAACTGCCGCGACCGCCTCCAGCCCGGCGGCATCGTTTCGACGTGGATGACGATCGATTTGGATCCGGTGGATTTTGCCATTGTCCTCAAGACCTTTCAATCGGTGTTTCCCTATTGCGCCTTGTGGATGGCGCCTAATTGCATCAACAAGCAAATCGTGCTGCTGGGCTCGGTCGAGCCCTGGCAGATTGATTTTCAAAAACTGAGCGAGCGCCTGGCTATCCCGGCAGTCAGGAAAGATTTTGAAGCAATCAATATCAGCTCGGTGTATGATTTTCTCGATTGCTTCATGCTCGACCATCGCGGGATTGCGGATATCAGTGCGGCGTATCCGATCAACACCGATGATCGCCCCCTTCTGGAGTTTTCCACGCGCGATATCCGGTCGCGGGATTTCTGCGCTTACATCAATCTCGGCGCCATCGCCGCGCGCCGGCCGTGGCTCGGCGAAATGATCACCAACCTTCCCGACGATGCAGCACAGAGAGAAAAGATCGAGAACAACCTGAAGCGACACCATGAAGCCACCAGACTGCTGCTCGCCGGAATGGTGGAGGCTTATCAGGGTAAGACTCATGCGTCGCTGCAGACGCTGATGGCAGGTTCAAAGCTCATCCCGGAAAGCAATCTGGCGAGAGAATATTTTCAGCGAGCAGATCTTCTGGGCAATGAGCTGATTGCCGCTGCCGCTCTCGACCGCCACAACCTCGAAGCGCAGGTCAACCTCTCGCGCCACCTGATCGGGTTGGCAAGGTATGATGAAGCGCTGAAGGTGTTGAACGCGGTCGACGCAAGGCATGCTTCTCACCCGCTGGTGCAGTACGAGCTGGCGCGGTGTTACCTGGCACAGGGCAGAGTCGATTCCGCGAAGACGGCCATTCAAAAGGCAACCGCTGCCCCCCCGCAGTTTGTTGACGCATTGTTTTTGGAGGGGGAACTCCTCGCGCGGGAGGAGGCGTTCGACCGGGCGCTCATTCTCTATGAAAAGATTCTGCAGATCGATCCGCGCATGTATGAAGCGCATAATGCCATCGGCCGGATCTACCGGCGGCAGCAGCAGTACGCCGAGGCAATCGCAGCATTCGAAAAATCGCTGGCGATCATGGAATTCCAGCCGGCGGCGGTTGAGGACGTGGGCGACTGCTTTCGTGAAATGCGCGATTTCAAAAGAGCGATCAGCTTCTACCAGAAAGCGCTGGCTATCGGAGGAGAAAATGCGAATCTGTTTTTCAAACTCGGCAATGCCTTTTACCTGAGCAAGGAGTTCGCCAGGGCCGGCGTCTGTTACGAAAGCGCCTTGCGCACCGATTCGACCAACGCCGAGATCTATTACAATCTCGGCAATGCCCTGATGATGCAGAAGAAAATTCAGGAGGCTGCCGCGGCCTATGCACAAGCCGTGAAGATCAACGACGGCGAACCGGACTATTTCAACAATCTGGCATTGTCCTATCGCGAGCTGGGCAGAGTCGCGGAGGCAAAAAGAGTCTTTGAGCGCGGTCTGGCGTTGCATCCCGATTCGCGCATGCTCATGGAGAATTATCGAGGCATTCTGCGGTAG
- a CDS encoding twin-arginine translocation signal domain-containing protein, with protein MEGEAIVNKKVSRREFLKISGATTAGMTLGLSAMMPGDARAPAAAPLRIGVIGTGDRGAWEVYILKQTPGTAVVACCDILPKHLENGLEHAAKNAKGHSDYRKLLDDPQVDAVLICTPQHLHHAMALDCLSAGKDIICQKTMTLNIQEALSLSKAVKASNKVFQVAYQWMSCPLFQEVRRRIQNGECGKITHIRCNYNRNTNWRVPVDDARHERLLNWRMYREYSGGLMAELCSHHINIVNWVLGAAPVKVSGMGGIDYWKDGRETYDNVSAMFEYPGGVKASFQAITTNAFEDVSMVFMGTEGTIELKKEEGHVANFYAERKKVEAVLSQEEIGKLDAITSATRKAWARGEAVPITVANNTNDDLETTRAMFLEFVECVRKRTQPTSNVDNGRDVAIAVDMANLAMQKQSMEFWKPEYSG; from the coding sequence TTGGAAGGAGAAGCCATCGTGAACAAGAAAGTTTCCCGCCGGGAATTCCTGAAAATCAGCGGCGCCACCACCGCCGGCATGACATTGGGCCTCAGTGCGATGATGCCGGGTGACGCGCGCGCTCCGGCTGCTGCCCCGCTCCGCATCGGCGTCATCGGCACCGGCGATCGCGGCGCATGGGAAGTCTACATCCTCAAACAGACGCCGGGCACTGCCGTTGTGGCCTGCTGCGACATTCTTCCGAAACATCTCGAGAACGGTCTCGAGCACGCTGCCAAGAATGCCAAAGGCCACAGCGATTATCGCAAACTGCTCGACGACCCGCAGGTCGACGCCGTCTTGATCTGCACGCCGCAGCATCTGCATCACGCCATGGCGCTCGATTGTCTCAGCGCCGGCAAGGACATCATCTGCCAGAAAACAATGACGCTGAATATTCAAGAGGCGCTGAGTCTTTCCAAAGCCGTGAAAGCCTCGAACAAAGTCTTTCAGGTGGCCTATCAATGGATGAGTTGTCCTCTGTTCCAGGAAGTTCGCCGCCGCATCCAAAACGGCGAGTGCGGGAAAATCACCCACATCCGCTGCAACTACAATCGCAACACCAACTGGCGTGTGCCGGTGGATGATGCGCGCCACGAACGCCTGCTCAATTGGCGCATGTATCGCGAATACTCCGGCGGCTTGATGGCGGAGTTGTGCTCGCATCACATTAATATCGTGAACTGGGTGCTCGGCGCGGCGCCGGTGAAAGTGTCCGGCATGGGCGGCATCGACTACTGGAAGGACGGCAGGGAAACCTACGACAATGTCAGCGCGATGTTCGAGTATCCGGGCGGCGTCAAGGCAAGTTTTCAGGCGATCACCACCAATGCGTTCGAGGATGTCTCCATGGTTTTCATGGGTACCGAGGGCACGATCGAATTGAAGAAAGAAGAAGGACATGTCGCCAACTTCTATGCCGAACGAAAAAAGGTTGAGGCCGTGCTTTCGCAGGAAGAGATCGGCAAGCTCGACGCCATTACCAGCGCCACCCGAAAAGCCTGGGCGCGTGGCGAAGCCGTGCCGATCACCGTGGCGAACAACACCAACGACGATCTGGAAACAACGCGTGCGATGTTTCTCGAGTTCGTCGAATGTGTTCGCAAGCGCACCCAGCCGACTTCCAACGTGGACAACGGCCGCGACGTTGCCATTGCCGTGGACATGGCAAACCTGGCGATGCAAAAGCAATCCATGGAATTTTGGAAGCCGGAATATTCCGGATGA